From a single Streptomyces sp. NBC_01264 genomic region:
- a CDS encoding winged helix-turn-helix domain-containing protein, with product MANTRSFASAASAATSPLTYPSFPPSPRHRLRAVDRDEVARVVDFLPPGATWLPAPAHTLPSLPGQPPMVGYLVLVPADQQPPIAFSPQSVPAAATPGAAAVTGDSLVRIDPAQRTAEVDGEVLDLTYLEFELLAHLVAHPHRVHSRDQLVTTVWGYGHVGDGRTVDVHVARLRRKLGAAHRGAIQTVRRVGYKYAP from the coding sequence ATGGCGAACACCCGTTCCTTCGCTTCTGCCGCCTCCGCTGCGACCTCTCCCCTGACCTACCCGAGCTTCCCGCCCAGTCCGCGCCACCGCCTGCGGGCCGTGGACCGCGACGAGGTGGCGCGCGTCGTGGACTTCCTGCCGCCCGGTGCCACCTGGCTGCCCGCCCCGGCGCACACCCTGCCCAGCCTCCCCGGCCAGCCGCCGATGGTCGGCTACCTGGTGCTCGTACCGGCCGACCAGCAGCCGCCGATCGCCTTCTCCCCGCAGTCCGTTCCCGCCGCCGCGACCCCGGGCGCGGCGGCCGTCACCGGGGACTCCCTGGTCCGCATCGACCCCGCGCAGCGCACCGCCGAGGTGGACGGCGAGGTCCTGGACCTGACGTACCTGGAGTTCGAGCTGCTGGCCCACCTGGTCGCGCACCCGCACCGGGTCCACAGCCGCGACCAGCTGGTCACCACCGTCTGGGGCTACGGCCACGTCGGCGACGGCCGTACGGTCGACGTCCACGTCGCGCGGCTGCGGCGCAAGCTGGGCGCGGCCCACCGCGGCGCGATCCAGACCGTACGCCGGGTGGGGTACAAGTACGCCCCCTGA